Proteins found in one Ctenopharyngodon idella isolate HZGC_01 chromosome 16, HZGC01, whole genome shotgun sequence genomic segment:
- the arhgap33 gene encoding rho GTPase-activating protein 33 isoform X6 produces the protein MSKRLSVVKGHFPKLVDCAHFHYENVDFGSIELQFANEQSDASWTSGSAKDLVFLVQVSCQGKTWMVRRSYEEFRTLDAHLHQCIYDRRYSQLLVLPALCEIGDRVEIFTPLLSEYLNRLSMIVDNKLNCGPVLSWMEIDNHGNRFLLKEEASLNVPAIAAAHVIKRYTAQASDEISIEVGDILSVIDMPPKDDTTWWRGKHGFQVGFFPSECVELINEKLQQSVSAPVSKQEVDMLSSKPAVTNTTGPSSPTSVLHPWFLSLAVSKKHGKLMGFLRTFMKSRPTKQKLKQRGILKERVFGCDLGEHLLNSGQDVPQVLKSCSEFIEKHGVVDGIYRHSGVSSNIQKLRHEFDSENVPDLTKDVYMQDIHCVGSLCKLYFRELPNPLLTYQLYDKFAECMGEMTDEERMMKVHDVIQQLPPPHYRTLEYLIRHLARLATCSGETNMHIKNLAIVWAPNLLRSKEIEAAGLSGADPFKEVRIQSVVVEFLLSNVEVLFSDSFTSVGRFNAARQSLTRPKSFVSTRLLSLEEAQARTQAPLLLQGSPHHAIGQFHTVLDLPADKRKRGMKVRKSAGGSWKTFFAIGKPGAAGRRKPTRITSLFQPTTSHAGCRVDSVTLRSAKSEESLSSQHSGAGQGKMQRLRRPRSSSDGLSLAASVDPQLLPQHSPSRIHPSRSYDSLLPEEMRDADEENEDEEDEEGVYMLPDFSQEPPTSWMAEDVIDFSPTFLEDGPIGLGSTAVAPSGRESPPASAPPPYRCLSHQGYTRSGSQRSITEDPDSVLNQSEAAARRSLILAAAAPPQQVFCQHRPSAVTNAPSSTAQQGESNLSPSHSQTPAPAASAPPTQPPQERRSFTRKMVHALSPKAPKSPPLDISDPISISVPAKVLEMIGGRAGELQPGLPSSGPSQPPQMISMLLRSCDFQLTESCQQELNSKLGPIAKIKGPSILGPTGVPLPSQQPPPPPPKNPARLMALALAESANKALRQGASPPYRPRQSGTSSETDVRFQRSLSADAGALLSSDPNQIYSTVRPLSVWKTEGDDHDDDDDDDDDDGGTAVEKPADKSHGTDPRSPPGQDTGTLSSDSSVSDSGTSNSELSAASSSEDNERTPSPIYKNEEPTSPAQPLKSSPPSSSEAIPSQRKPPAYGRQFSAPQLQQEKSSGHSKPAAQPHTQLLHSKSESSPLAQVRAFQPTRPKVPPKPPDLAPLRAPLSQTDRHDHMRRSLDASRIRRLAGPPQGNTPLSRAFSERISSTCDMLSRYHAARMASQAAQVAHLPQQKQQQTQSTQIRTVVPSEDPSKMENFYYEIGAPEHPQVPPSYARHSYQNMKLDLEGNLRLTDPANQRPISRGYPPPYNPQGPVGSRAPQLWSSEATRAWAAAHSHSFSFSHSHSHHRSQDGSSGNPSHPRPQRQTSSSVRLSRSEVHPLPASAGMGSSAGMMPLSVHPRNLHRPQRSPSADHTASQLHPYFENGKVCYRYFEASKPEDLPLNQHQHSVLKPPQASPVQGITKDQSEPIYVNYPFTNQPGSGVNSKGWATTNLDENDHQASETLEPPSKSQPDDKQKLSEHESPTASFDNPAQNDVSSDSKEINIAASASTAMHFRSRSDPQTTSSEPVHVLTGKEIASLLIEKLAEDEIEGPSVPSSSSSSPHIEHPPNPYANQQQQPPPTYNVYTPGPSRGRFEGQVPPREGSGPFQRQDPLRRSSGGQYRQAFDVMPSGDQVLKFYRSQDFVPVSQGESTTPNPYPPRPYYQDPPYPNWGPQGLPEASHTCTPPTVAFSNLALGSTRGYGPQTVANQYNQYPYQTGSVLPQYPNTPRRDVVLDPSLRPPGLRNQRGLNRQGSLPGPNWTIRTEGQTRSYC, from the exons CTTCAGTTTGCCAACGAGCAGAGCGATGCCAGCTGGACCTCGGGCAGTGCCAAAGACCTGGTTTTCCTTGTGCAGGTGTCCTGCCAG GGTAAGACATGGATGGTGCGGCGTTCGTATGAAGAGTTCCGGACGCTGGACGCCCACCTGCATCAGTGCATTTACGACCGCCGTTACTCACAGCTCTTGGTCCTGCCCGCCCTCTGTGAGATCGGAGATCGGGTGGAG ATCTTCACACCACTGTTGTCGGAGTATCTGAACCGTCTCTCCATGATTGTGGACAATAAGCTGAACTGTGGGCCGGTTCTCTCCTGGATGGAG ATTGACAACCATGGCAACAGGTTCCTGCTGAAAGAAGAAGCCTCTTTAAACGTCCCCGCCATCGCTGCTGCTCACGTCATCAAGCGCTACACTGCCCAGGCTAGCGATGAGATCTCCATTGAG GTTGGTGATATTTTGTCAGTGATTGACATGCCGCCCAAAGATGACACCACGTGGTGGAGAGGAAAGCATGGATTCCAG GTTGGCTTCTTTCCCAGTGAATGTGTGGAATTAATCAATGAGAAGTTGCAGCAGTCGGTCAGTGCTCCTGTCAGTAAGCAAG AGGTGGATATGTTGAGCTCCAAACCTGCCGTTACCAACACGACTGGACCTTCCTCTCCAACATCAG TTCTTCATCCTTGGTTCCTAAGCCTGGCTG TGTCCAAGAAACATGGCAAGCTGATGGGCTTTCTGCGCACCTTCATGAAGTCCAGACCCACCAAACAAAAGCTGAAGCAGAGGGGAATCCTGAAAGAACGAGTGTTCGGCTGCGACCTCGGCGAGCATCTCCTCAACTCTGGTCAAGACG TGCCGCAGGTCCTAAAGAGCTGCTCAGAGTTCATAGAGAAGCATGGTGTGGTGGATGGCATCTACAGACATTCTGGCGTGTCCTCCAACATACAGAAACTCAG GCATGAGTTTGACAGTGAAAATGTTCCGGACCTGACGAAAGACGTGTACATGCAGGATATTCACTGCGTTGGCTCGCTGTGCAAACTCTACTTCAGAGAGCTGCCCAATCCTCTGCTCACGTACCAACTCTACGACAAGTTTGCT GAATGTATGGGAGAGATGACAGATGAAGAGAGAATGATGAAAGTACATGATGTTATCCAGCAACTTCCACCTCCTCACTACCG CACTTTGGAGTACCTCATCAGACACCTGGCCCGTTTGGCCACCTGCAGTGGAGAGACTAACATGCACATTAAGAATCTGGCCATCGTCTGGGCCCCCAACCTGCTCAG GTCCAAAGAAATTGAGGCAGCAGGTTTAAGCGGTGCTGATCCATTTAAAGAAGTGCGCATTCAGTCCGTGGTCGTGGAGTTTCTTCTCAGCAATGTGGAAGTTCTGTTCAGTGACTCTTTCACTTCTGTTGGACGCTTCAATGCAG CACGACAGTCTCTGACCAGGCCCAAGTCGTTTGTGTCCACCAGGCTTCTGTCTCTGGAGGAGGCACAGGCTCGCACACAAGCTCCTCTTCTCCTTCAGGGATCTCCTCACCATGCTATCGGCCAGTTTCACACTGTACTGGACCTGCCTGCCGACAA GAGGAAAAGAGGGATGAAGGTCCGGAAGTCAGCAGGCGGGAGCTGGAAGACGTTTTTTGCCATTGGAAAACCTGGAGCTGCAGGTCGACGTAAACCTACCAGGATCACCTCTCTGTTCCAGCCCACTACTTCTCATGCAG GTTGCAGGGTGGACAGTGTGACTCTCAGGTCAGCAAAGAGTGAGGAGTCCCTGTCCTCTCAGCACAGTGGAGCAG GTCAGGGGAAGATGCAACGCTTACGAAGACCTCGCTCCAGCAGTGATGGTCTGTCTCTGGCTGCTTCTGTTGATCCGCAGCTCCTTCCCCAGCACTCCCCATCTAGAATCCATCCGAGCCGCTCTTACGACAGCTTGCTGCCTGAGGAAATGCGTGATGCTGATGAGGAaaatgaagatgaagaggaTGAGGAGGGTGTGTACATGTTGCCTGATTTCTCCCAGGAACCACCCACCTCATGGATGGCAGAAGATGTCATTGACTTTAGCCCCACCTTCCTGGAAGATGGGCCAATAGGGTTAGGGAGCACGGCTGTCGCTCCTAGCGGCAGGGAGTCCCCTCCTGCATCTGCACCCCCTCCGTACCGTTGTCTGAGCCATCAAGGCTATACCCGCTCTGGTAGCCAGCGCTCAATCACAGAAGATCCAGACTCAGTTCTCAACCAATCAGAGGCTGCAGCCCGTCGGAGTTTGATCCTGGCTGCAGCAGCTCCGCCTCAGCAAGTGTTCTGTCAACACAGGCCATCTGCAGTCACTAATGCTCCCTCAAGCACAGCCCAGCAGGGCGAGTCAAACCTAAGCCCATCCCATAGCCAGACGCCAGCTCCAGCGGCCTCTGCACCCCCTACTCAGCCCCCTCAGGAGAGGCGTTCCTTTACACGTAAAATGGTTCATGCACTTTCACCTAAAGCGCCCAAATCCCCCCCTCTGGACATCTCGGATCCAATCTCCATCAGTGTACCTGCTAAG GTTCTGGAAATGATTGGTGGACGAGCTGGTGAATTGCAACCTGGACTTCCAAGCAGTGGACCGTCTCAGCCACCCCAGATGATATCTATGCTCCTGAGGTCGTGTGACTTTCAGCTCACTGAGAGCTGCCAGCAAGAGCTCAACAGTAAGTTGGGCCCCATCGCCAAGATCAAGGGTCCTA gtATCTTGGGTCCCACTGGTGTTCCTCTTCCATCACAGCagccccctcctcctccccccAAGAACCCTGCACGCCTTATGGCTCTGGCTCTGGCTGAAAGTGCCAACAAGGCACTTCGGCAAGGTGCCTCTCCCCCATACCGCCCCCGTCAGAGTGGAACCTCCTCTGAGACAGACGTCCGCTTCCAGAGGTCCCTCtctgctgatgcaggagctCTGCTGTCTTCTGATCCTAATCAGATCTACTCCACTGTGCGCCCCTTGTCTGTGTGGAAGACTGAGGGTGATgatcatgatgatgatgatgatgatgatgatgatgatggtggaaCTGCTGTTGAAAAGCCTGCAGACAAATCACATGGTACAGATCCAAGGTCACCACCTGGACAGGACACTGGAACTCTCTCTTCTGACAGCTCAGTCTCTGATTCTGGGACATCTAATTCTGAGTTGTCAGCTGCCAGTTCCTCCGAGGACAATGAGCGAACCCCAAGCCCCATTTACAAGAACGAAGAGCCAACTTCTCCAGCGCAGCCCTTAAAATCCAGCCCACCCTCCTCCAGCGAAGCCATCCCTTCCCAGAGAAAACCCCCAGCGTATGGACGGCAATTTTCTGCACCACAGCTTCAGCAGGAGAAATCCAGTGGCCACTCCAAGCCTGCAGCCCAGCCACACACTCAGCTCCTGCACTCCAAGTCAGAGAGCTCTCCACTGGCCCAGGTACGAGCCTTCCAGCCCACCCGCCCTAAAGTGCCACCCAAGCCCCCTGATCTTGCTCCCTTAAGGGCTCCACTCTCTCAGACTGACCGGCATGATCACATGCGTCGCTCCTTGGATGCCAGTCGTATTCGACGATTGGCAGGACCTCCACAAGGGAACACACCACTTTCCAGAGCTTTCTCTGAGCGCATCAGCAGTACCTGTGACATGCTGTCTCGCTATCATGCAGCCAGAATGGCCAGCCAAGCTGCCCAGGTTGCACACCTTCCCCAACAAAAGCAGCAACAGACTCAGTCCACTCAGATCAGAACGGTTGTCCCCTCCGAAGACCCATCCAAGATGGAGAACTTCTACTATGAGATTGGTGCACCTGAGCATCCACAAGTGCCACCCAGCTATGCACGCCACAGCTATCAGAATATGAAGCTGGATCTGGAGGGAAACCTCCGTCTCACTGACCCAGCCAATCAAAGACCTATTTCCAGGGGTTACCCTCCTCCCTACAACCCCCAAGGACCTGTGGGCAGTAGGGCTCCCCAGCTGTGGTCATCTGAGGCCACACGAGCTTGGGCCGCAGCACATTCTCACTCTTTCTCCTTTTCCCATTCTCATTCTCACCATCGCTCCCAGGATGGATCATCAGGAAATCCTTCCCACCCTCGTCCTCAGCGACAGACATCATCATCTGTCAGGTTGTCCCGCAGTGAAGTGCATCCCTTACCCGCGTCCGCTGGAATGGGCTCCTCTGCGGGCATGATGCCTCTATCCGTTCACCCACGTAACTTGCATCGGCCCCAGCGTTCGCCTTCTGCAGACCACACCGCCTCCCAGCTTCACCCCTACTTTGAAAATGGGAAGGTGTGTTACCGGTACTTTGAGGCTTCCAAGCCGGAAGACTTACCACTGAATCAGCATCAGCATTCTGTATTGAAACCACCTCAGGCTTCCCCGGTGCAAGGAATCACAAAAGATCAATCTGAGCCCATCTACGTCAACTATCCTTTCACAAACCAACCAGGATCTGGGGTTAATTCAAAGGGCTGGGCCACCACAAACCTTGATGAAAATGATCATCAAGCATCTGAGACACTGGAACCACCTTCTAAGTCTCAACCGGATGACAAGCAGAAACTTTCAGAGCATGAAAGTCCCACAGCTAGCTTCGACAACCCTGCCCAGAACGATGTATCCTCAGATTCCAAAGAGATCAATATAGCAGCGTCGGCCTCCACTGCCATGCATTTCCGCAGCCGCTCAGATCCCCAAACTACCAGCTCAGAGCCTGTTCATGTCCTAACTGGGAAGGAAATTGCCTCCTTGCTAATTGAAAAGCTTGCAGAGGATGAAATTGAGGGTCCTTCAGTGCCATCTTCTTCGTCCTCTTCTCCGCACATCGAGCACCCTCCAAATCCCTACGCTAACCAGCAGCAGCAACCACCACCTACATACAATGTCTACACTCCAGGACCCTCTCGAGGGCGCTTTGAAGGTCAAGTCCCACCTAGAGAGGGATCTGGACCTTTCCAACGTCAAGACCCCTTGCGGAGATCTTCTGGAGGCCAGTATAGACAAGCTTTTGACGTCATGCCATCTGGCGACCAAGTCCTTAAGTTTTACAGAAGCCAAGACTTTGTCCCAGTCTCCCAGGGAGAAAGCACAACCCCTAATCCTTATCCCCCAAGACCATATTATCAGGACCCCCCATACCCCAATTGGGGCCCTCAAGGCCTTCCAGAAGCTTCCCACACATGCACTCCACCTACAGTGGCCTTCTCAAACTTAGCGCTTGGATCAACAAGAGGATACGGGCCCCAGACAGTGGCCAACCAATATAACCAATACCCGTACCAGACAGGGTCAGTGCTTCCCCAATATCCCAACACACCACGACGAGATGTTGTCCTGGATCCATCTCTCCGACCTCCGGGGTTGCGGAACCAGAGAGGCTTAAACCGGCAGGGAAGCCTGCCGGGACCCAATTGGACCATCCGAACTGAAGGCCAGACCCGTAGTTATTGCTAA
- the arhgap33 gene encoding rho GTPase-activating protein 33 isoform X3 has product MHQPVRQTTENIHTSQHQEKMHRRATMSGPQWVRKCAMFVRAMSLADMSGFLPRGEQLAIKARSTDNLDSSGEPGTRSVGTTANLKGKMSKRLSVVKGHFPKLVDCAHFHYENVDFGSIELQFANEQSDASWTSGSAKDLVFLVQVSCQGKTWMVRRSYEEFRTLDAHLHQCIYDRRYSQLLVLPALCEIGDRVEIFTPLLSEYLNRLSMIVDNKLNCGPVLSWMEIDNHGNRFLLKEEASLNVPAIAAAHVIKRYTAQASDEISIEVGDILSVIDMPPKDDTTWWRGKHGFQVGFFPSECVELINEKLQQSVSAPVSKQEVDMLSSKPAVTNTTGPSSPTSVLHPWFLSLAVSKKHGKLMGFLRTFMKSRPTKQKLKQRGILKERVFGCDLGEHLLNSGQDVPQVLKSCSEFIEKHGVVDGIYRHSGVSSNIQKLRHEFDSENVPDLTKDVYMQDIHCVGSLCKLYFRELPNPLLTYQLYDKFAECMGEMTDEERMMKVHDVIQQLPPPHYRTLEYLIRHLARLATCSGETNMHIKNLAIVWAPNLLRSKEIEAAGLSGADPFKEVRIQSVVVEFLLSNVEVLFSDSFTSVGRFNAARQSLTRPKSFVSTRLLSLEEAQARTQAPLLLQGSPHHAIGQFHTVLDLPADKRKRGMKVRKSAGGSWKTFFAIGKPGAAGRRKPTRITSLFQPTTSHAGCRVDSVTLRSAKSEESLSSQHSGAGQGKMQRLRRPRSSSDGLSLAASVDPQLLPQHSPSRIHPSRSYDSLLPEEMRDADEENEDEEDEEGVYMLPDFSQEPPTSWMAEDVIDFSPTFLEDGPIGLGSTAVAPSGRESPPASAPPPYRCLSHQGYTRSGSQRSITEDPDSVLNQSEAAARRSLILAAAAPPQQVFCQHRPSAVTNAPSSTAQQGESNLSPSHSQTPAPAASAPPTQPPQERRSFTRKMVHALSPKAPKSPPLDISDPISISVPAKVLEMIGGRAGELQPGLPSSGPSQPPQMISMLLRSCDFQLTESCQQELNSILGPTGVPLPSQQPPPPPPKNPARLMALALAESANKALRQGASPPYRPRQSGTSSETDVRFQRSLSADAGALLSSDPNQIYSTVRPLSVWKTEGDDHDDDDDDDDDDGGTAVEKPADKSHGTDPRSPPGQDTGTLSSDSSVSDSGTSNSELSAASSSEDNERTPSPIYKNEEPTSPAQPLKSSPPSSSEAIPSQRKPPAYGRQFSAPQLQQEKSSGHSKPAAQPHTQLLHSKSESSPLAQVRAFQPTRPKVPPKPPDLAPLRAPLSQTDRHDHMRRSLDASRIRRLAGPPQGNTPLSRAFSERISSTCDMLSRYHAARMASQAAQVAHLPQQKQQQTQSTQIRTVVPSEDPSKMENFYYEIGAPEHPQVPPSYARHSYQNMKLDLEGNLRLTDPANQRPISRGYPPPYNPQGPVGSRAPQLWSSEATRAWAAAHSHSFSFSHSHSHHRSQDGSSGNPSHPRPQRQTSSSVRLSRSEVHPLPASAGMGSSAGMMPLSVHPRNLHRPQRSPSADHTASQLHPYFENGKVCYRYFEASKPEDLPLNQHQHSVLKPPQASPVQGITKDQSEPIYVNYPFTNQPGSGVNSKGWATTNLDENDHQASETLEPPSKSQPDDKQKLSEHESPTASFDNPAQNDVSSDSKEINIAASASTAMHFRSRSDPQTTSSEPVHVLTGKEIASLLIEKLAEDEIEGPSVPSSSSSSPHIEHPPNPYANQQQQPPPTYNVYTPGPSRGRFEGQVPPREGSGPFQRQDPLRRSSGGQYRQAFDVMPSGDQVLKFYRSQDFVPVSQGESTTPNPYPPRPYYQDPPYPNWGPQGLPEASHTCTPPTVAFSNLALGSTRGYGPQTVANQYNQYPYQTGSVLPQYPNTPRRDVVLDPSLRPPGLRNQRGLNRQGSLPGPNWTIRTEGQTRSYC; this is encoded by the exons CTTCAGTTTGCCAACGAGCAGAGCGATGCCAGCTGGACCTCGGGCAGTGCCAAAGACCTGGTTTTCCTTGTGCAGGTGTCCTGCCAG GGTAAGACATGGATGGTGCGGCGTTCGTATGAAGAGTTCCGGACGCTGGACGCCCACCTGCATCAGTGCATTTACGACCGCCGTTACTCACAGCTCTTGGTCCTGCCCGCCCTCTGTGAGATCGGAGATCGGGTGGAG ATCTTCACACCACTGTTGTCGGAGTATCTGAACCGTCTCTCCATGATTGTGGACAATAAGCTGAACTGTGGGCCGGTTCTCTCCTGGATGGAG ATTGACAACCATGGCAACAGGTTCCTGCTGAAAGAAGAAGCCTCTTTAAACGTCCCCGCCATCGCTGCTGCTCACGTCATCAAGCGCTACACTGCCCAGGCTAGCGATGAGATCTCCATTGAG GTTGGTGATATTTTGTCAGTGATTGACATGCCGCCCAAAGATGACACCACGTGGTGGAGAGGAAAGCATGGATTCCAG GTTGGCTTCTTTCCCAGTGAATGTGTGGAATTAATCAATGAGAAGTTGCAGCAGTCGGTCAGTGCTCCTGTCAGTAAGCAAG AGGTGGATATGTTGAGCTCCAAACCTGCCGTTACCAACACGACTGGACCTTCCTCTCCAACATCAG TTCTTCATCCTTGGTTCCTAAGCCTGGCTG TGTCCAAGAAACATGGCAAGCTGATGGGCTTTCTGCGCACCTTCATGAAGTCCAGACCCACCAAACAAAAGCTGAAGCAGAGGGGAATCCTGAAAGAACGAGTGTTCGGCTGCGACCTCGGCGAGCATCTCCTCAACTCTGGTCAAGACG TGCCGCAGGTCCTAAAGAGCTGCTCAGAGTTCATAGAGAAGCATGGTGTGGTGGATGGCATCTACAGACATTCTGGCGTGTCCTCCAACATACAGAAACTCAG GCATGAGTTTGACAGTGAAAATGTTCCGGACCTGACGAAAGACGTGTACATGCAGGATATTCACTGCGTTGGCTCGCTGTGCAAACTCTACTTCAGAGAGCTGCCCAATCCTCTGCTCACGTACCAACTCTACGACAAGTTTGCT GAATGTATGGGAGAGATGACAGATGAAGAGAGAATGATGAAAGTACATGATGTTATCCAGCAACTTCCACCTCCTCACTACCG CACTTTGGAGTACCTCATCAGACACCTGGCCCGTTTGGCCACCTGCAGTGGAGAGACTAACATGCACATTAAGAATCTGGCCATCGTCTGGGCCCCCAACCTGCTCAG GTCCAAAGAAATTGAGGCAGCAGGTTTAAGCGGTGCTGATCCATTTAAAGAAGTGCGCATTCAGTCCGTGGTCGTGGAGTTTCTTCTCAGCAATGTGGAAGTTCTGTTCAGTGACTCTTTCACTTCTGTTGGACGCTTCAATGCAG CACGACAGTCTCTGACCAGGCCCAAGTCGTTTGTGTCCACCAGGCTTCTGTCTCTGGAGGAGGCACAGGCTCGCACACAAGCTCCTCTTCTCCTTCAGGGATCTCCTCACCATGCTATCGGCCAGTTTCACACTGTACTGGACCTGCCTGCCGACAA GAGGAAAAGAGGGATGAAGGTCCGGAAGTCAGCAGGCGGGAGCTGGAAGACGTTTTTTGCCATTGGAAAACCTGGAGCTGCAGGTCGACGTAAACCTACCAGGATCACCTCTCTGTTCCAGCCCACTACTTCTCATGCAG GTTGCAGGGTGGACAGTGTGACTCTCAGGTCAGCAAAGAGTGAGGAGTCCCTGTCCTCTCAGCACAGTGGAGCAG GTCAGGGGAAGATGCAACGCTTACGAAGACCTCGCTCCAGCAGTGATGGTCTGTCTCTGGCTGCTTCTGTTGATCCGCAGCTCCTTCCCCAGCACTCCCCATCTAGAATCCATCCGAGCCGCTCTTACGACAGCTTGCTGCCTGAGGAAATGCGTGATGCTGATGAGGAaaatgaagatgaagaggaTGAGGAGGGTGTGTACATGTTGCCTGATTTCTCCCAGGAACCACCCACCTCATGGATGGCAGAAGATGTCATTGACTTTAGCCCCACCTTCCTGGAAGATGGGCCAATAGGGTTAGGGAGCACGGCTGTCGCTCCTAGCGGCAGGGAGTCCCCTCCTGCATCTGCACCCCCTCCGTACCGTTGTCTGAGCCATCAAGGCTATACCCGCTCTGGTAGCCAGCGCTCAATCACAGAAGATCCAGACTCAGTTCTCAACCAATCAGAGGCTGCAGCCCGTCGGAGTTTGATCCTGGCTGCAGCAGCTCCGCCTCAGCAAGTGTTCTGTCAACACAGGCCATCTGCAGTCACTAATGCTCCCTCAAGCACAGCCCAGCAGGGCGAGTCAAACCTAAGCCCATCCCATAGCCAGACGCCAGCTCCAGCGGCCTCTGCACCCCCTACTCAGCCCCCTCAGGAGAGGCGTTCCTTTACACGTAAAATGGTTCATGCACTTTCACCTAAAGCGCCCAAATCCCCCCCTCTGGACATCTCGGATCCAATCTCCATCAGTGTACCTGCTAAG GTTCTGGAAATGATTGGTGGACGAGCTGGTGAATTGCAACCTGGACTTCCAAGCAGTGGACCGTCTCAGCCACCCCAGATGATATCTATGCTCCTGAGGTCGTGTGACTTTCAGCTCACTGAGAGCTGCCAGCAAGAGCTCAACA gtATCTTGGGTCCCACTGGTGTTCCTCTTCCATCACAGCagccccctcctcctccccccAAGAACCCTGCACGCCTTATGGCTCTGGCTCTGGCTGAAAGTGCCAACAAGGCACTTCGGCAAGGTGCCTCTCCCCCATACCGCCCCCGTCAGAGTGGAACCTCCTCTGAGACAGACGTCCGCTTCCAGAGGTCCCTCtctgctgatgcaggagctCTGCTGTCTTCTGATCCTAATCAGATCTACTCCACTGTGCGCCCCTTGTCTGTGTGGAAGACTGAGGGTGATgatcatgatgatgatgatgatgatgatgatgatgatggtggaaCTGCTGTTGAAAAGCCTGCAGACAAATCACATGGTACAGATCCAAGGTCACCACCTGGACAGGACACTGGAACTCTCTCTTCTGACAGCTCAGTCTCTGATTCTGGGACATCTAATTCTGAGTTGTCAGCTGCCAGTTCCTCCGAGGACAATGAGCGAACCCCAAGCCCCATTTACAAGAACGAAGAGCCAACTTCTCCAGCGCAGCCCTTAAAATCCAGCCCACCCTCCTCCAGCGAAGCCATCCCTTCCCAGAGAAAACCCCCAGCGTATGGACGGCAATTTTCTGCACCACAGCTTCAGCAGGAGAAATCCAGTGGCCACTCCAAGCCTGCAGCCCAGCCACACACTCAGCTCCTGCACTCCAAGTCAGAGAGCTCTCCACTGGCCCAGGTACGAGCCTTCCAGCCCACCCGCCCTAAAGTGCCACCCAAGCCCCCTGATCTTGCTCCCTTAAGGGCTCCACTCTCTCAGACTGACCGGCATGATCACATGCGTCGCTCCTTGGATGCCAGTCGTATTCGACGATTGGCAGGACCTCCACAAGGGAACACACCACTTTCCAGAGCTTTCTCTGAGCGCATCAGCAGTACCTGTGACATGCTGTCTCGCTATCATGCAGCCAGAATGGCCAGCCAAGCTGCCCAGGTTGCACACCTTCCCCAACAAAAGCAGCAACAGACTCAGTCCACTCAGATCAGAACGGTTGTCCCCTCCGAAGACCCATCCAAGATGGAGAACTTCTACTATGAGATTGGTGCACCTGAGCATCCACAAGTGCCACCCAGCTATGCACGCCACAGCTATCAGAATATGAAGCTGGATCTGGAGGGAAACCTCCGTCTCACTGACCCAGCCAATCAAAGACCTATTTCCAGGGGTTACCCTCCTCCCTACAACCCCCAAGGACCTGTGGGCAGTAGGGCTCCCCAGCTGTGGTCATCTGAGGCCACACGAGCTTGGGCCGCAGCACATTCTCACTCTTTCTCCTTTTCCCATTCTCATTCTCACCATCGCTCCCAGGATGGATCATCAGGAAATCCTTCCCACCCTCGTCCTCAGCGACAGACATCATCATCTGTCAGGTTGTCCCGCAGTGAAGTGCATCCCTTACCCGCGTCCGCTGGAATGGGCTCCTCTGCGGGCATGATGCCTCTATCCGTTCACCCACGTAACTTGCATCGGCCCCAGCGTTCGCCTTCTGCAGACCACACCGCCTCCCAGCTTCACCCCTACTTTGAAAATGGGAAGGTGTGTTACCGGTACTTTGAGGCTTCCAAGCCGGAAGACTTACCACTGAATCAGCATCAGCATTCTGTATTGAAACCACCTCAGGCTTCCCCGGTGCAAGGAATCACAAAAGATCAATCTGAGCCCATCTACGTCAACTATCCTTTCACAAACCAACCAGGATCTGGGGTTAATTCAAAGGGCTGGGCCACCACAAACCTTGATGAAAATGATCATCAAGCATCTGAGACACTGGAACCACCTTCTAAGTCTCAACCGGATGACAAGCAGAAACTTTCAGAGCATGAAAGTCCCACAGCTAGCTTCGACAACCCTGCCCAGAACGATGTATCCTCAGATTCCAAAGAGATCAATATAGCAGCGTCGGCCTCCACTGCCATGCATTTCCGCAGCCGCTCAGATCCCCAAACTACCAGCTCAGAGCCTGTTCATGTCCTAACTGGGAAGGAAATTGCCTCCTTGCTAATTGAAAAGCTTGCAGAGGATGAAATTGAGGGTCCTTCAGTGCCATCTTCTTCGTCCTCTTCTCCGCACATCGAGCACCCTCCAAATCCCTACGCTAACCAGCAGCAGCAACCACCACCTACATACAATGTCTACACTCCAGGACCCTCTCGAGGGCGCTTTGAAGGTCAAGTCCCACCTAGAGAGGGATCTGGACCTTTCCAACGTCAAGACCCCTTGCGGAGATCTTCTGGAGGCCAGTATAGACAAGCTTTTGACGTCATGCCATCTGGCGACCAAGTCCTTAAGTTTTACAGAAGCCAAGACTTTGTCCCAGTCTCCCAGGGAGAAAGCACAACCCCTAATCCTTATCCCCCAAGACCATATTATCAGGACCCCCCATACCCCAATTGGGGCCCTCAAGGCCTTCCAGAAGCTTCCCACACATGCACTCCACCTACAGTGGCCTTCTCAAACTTAGCGCTTGGATCAACAAGAGGATACGGGCCCCAGACAGTGGCCAACCAATATAACCAATACCCGTACCAGACAGGGTCAGTGCTTCCCCAATATCCCAACACACCACGACGAGATGTTGTCCTGGATCCATCTCTCCGACCTCCGGGGTTGCGGAACCAGAGAGGCTTAAACCGGCAGGGAAGCCTGCCGGGACCCAATTGGACCATCCGAACTGAAGGCCAGACCCGTAGTTATTGCTAA